Proteins encoded by one window of Seriola aureovittata isolate HTS-2021-v1 ecotype China chromosome 4, ASM2101889v1, whole genome shotgun sequence:
- the gucy1a2 gene encoding guanylate cyclase soluble subunit alpha-2, with translation MSSSSRKISSESFSSSVGSDCGLESPGGDGGDGGLEPAEESRGCPFSSFPSSHRAVLWNGRSLAERSACPAGEEQQGPGGPHKRVTRRRRVNLDSLGESLRRLTSPTTQTVQEALQRTLQFYRQQEIRCQEVGSEERRREKREDKCPFLENSGSEEDVLQILQYMATILGVPFCELREHFGEEFFGLCFEENERVLRAVGGNLQDFFNGFDAILEHIRTSTGRRASSESPSFQCKDPHEEEKGRRKLDKIGERGGRGKVLLLHCFNPAPVVGLVMPGLIRAVARRIFHSEVEVEEVPPLTPLLPNEDAEHTDGDSATPTPTASPTASPSSSPSPPSPFPTSVPTVCLSFQIQETCPPSLSSLPNAASASTKRPPTSLSTNPSDLRIGLATFCRAFPFHLVLGPRMELLQLGEGLRRQARIEPHRSLSFRDCFEIVSPKMEPSFQGILLRLASPFTIRTRPDTTQAGTKEKVMELKGQMIHVPESCSLMFLGSPRVDKLEELMGRGLHLSDIPIHDATRDVILVGEQAKAQDGLKKRMDKLKATLERTHQALEEEKRRTVDLLYSIFPGDVAQKLWQGQPVPARKFDDVTMLFSDIVGFTAVCAQCTPMQVISMLNELYTRFDYQCGILDVYKIETIGDAYCVAGGLHKKVDSHARPIAHMALKMMELSEEVLTPDGKPIKLRIGIHTGSVLAGVVGVKMPRYCLFGNNVTLASKFESGSHPRCINVSPTTYQLLKDDRSFSFVPRSRLELPENFPKEIPGTCYFLEAGTSHSHASLTSSRSAPPASMRKVSYSIGTMFLRETSL, from the exons ATGTCCTCGTCGTCGCGCAAGATCTCCTCCGAGTCGTTCAGCAGCTCGGTGGGCTCGGACTGCGGGCTCGAAAGCCCCGGGGGAGATGGAGGGGACGGCGGTTTGGAGCCGGCGGAGGAGAGCCGAGGCTGCCCCTTctcttccttcccctcctcccacAGAGCGGTGCTCTGGAACGGCCGCAGCCTCGCCGAGAGGTCGGCGTGCCCGGCGGGCGAGGAGCAGCAAGGACCCGGTGGACCCCACAAGAGGGTCACCAGAAGGAGACGGGTGAACCTGGACTCGCTGGGAGAGAGCCTGAGGCGACTGACCTCACCCACG acacagactgttCAGGAAGCCCTACAGCGAACTCTACAATTCTACAGACAACAAGAGATCAG gTGTCAGGAAGTTGGCAGTGAGGAGAGGCGacgagagaagagagaggacaagTGTCCATTTCTAGAAAATTCTGGTTCAGAGGAAGATGTCCTGCAAATCCTACAATACATGGCCACCATACTGG GAGTACCATTCTGTGAGCTGCGAGAACATTTCGGAGAGGAGTTCTTTGGCCTCTGCTTTGAAGAAAATGAACGAGTGCTTCGGGCCGTAGGTGGGAACCTCCAGGACTTCTTCAATGGCTTTGACGCCATTTTGGAACACATTCGCACCTCCACGGGGCGCCGTGCATCATCTGAGAGCCCCTCCTTCCAGTGCAAGGATCCCCACGAGGAGGAGAAAGGGCGAAGAAAATTGGACAAGATTGGAGAACGAGGTGGAAGAGGGAAAGTGTTGCTTCTTCATTGTTTCAACCCTGCTCCTGTTGTTGGATTGGTCATGCCAGGTTTGATCAGAGCTGTTGCCAGGCGTATCTTTCATTCAGAGGTTGAGGTGGAAGAGGTGCCACCTCTAACTCCTTTATTGCCCAATGAAGATGCAGAACACACAGATGGTGACTCTGCAACCCCAACTCCAACTGCGTCCCCCACCGCCTCACCTTCTTCGTCCCcgtcccctccctctccttttccaACCTCTGTTCCCACAGTTTGCCTGTCCTTCCAAATCCAGGAGACGtgccctccttccctctcctccctcccaaATGCTGCCTCAGCGAGCACCAAACGGCCCCCCACCTCACTCTCCACCAACCCCAGTGATCTGCGCATTGGTCTGGCCACGTTTTGCCGTGCCTTTCCATTCCACCTTGTCCTGGGGCCTCGCATGGAGCTACTGCAGCTCGGAGAAGGACTGAGGAGGCAGGCTCGCATTGAGCCTCACCGGAGCCTCTCATTCAGGGACTGTTTTGAGATTGTCTCACCCAAGATGGAGCCTTCGTTCCAGGGAATCCTGCTGAGGCTTGCATCCCCATTTACCATTCGTACCAGGCCCGATACCACACAGGCTGGCACCAAGGAGAAG GTCATGGAACTGAAGGGTCAGATGATCCACGTGCCCGAGTCCTGCTCCCTGATGTTTCTGGGCTCACCACGTGTTGATAAGTTGGAGGAGCTGATGGGCAGGGGCCTCCACCTGTCAGATATCCCCATCCATGATGCTACACGGGATGTTATCCTAGTGGGGGAGCAGGCCAAGGCCCAGGATGGCCTGAAGAAGAGAATGGACAAACTTAAG GCCACATTAGAACGGACTCACCAGGCactggaagaggaaaagagaagaaccGTGGATCTCCTTTACTCCATATTTCCAGGTGATGTGGCACAGAAACTGTGGCAGGGTCAGCCGGTGCCCGCTCGCAAATTCGATGACGTCACCATGCTGTTCTCAGACATCGTGGGCTTTACTGCTGTGTGCGCCCAGTGCACACCTATGCAGGTTATCTCCATGCTGAACGAGCTTTACACACGCTTCGACTACCAGTGTGGCATTCTGGATGTTTATAAG ATCGAGACAATAGGTGATGCCTACTGTGTGGCAGGGGGACTTCACAAGAAGGTTGATAGTCATGCGAGGCCAATTGCACACATGGCTTTGAAGATGATGGAACTTTCCGAAGAAGTGCTGACACCTGATGGAAAACCTATCAAG CTAAGGATAGGAATCCACACGGGCTCAGTGCTGGCAGGAGTGGTCGGGGTTAAAATGCCACGTTATTGCCTGTTCGGGAACAATGTGACACTGGCCAGCAAGTTTGAATCAGGGAGCCATCCGAGGTGTATCAATGTTAGTCCCACAACTTACCA GTTGCTGAAAGATGACCgttctttttcatttgtaccTCGTTCACGACTGGAGCTCCCTGAGAATTTTCCCAAAGAGATCCCAGGGACATGTTACTTTCTGGAGGCAGGGACGTCTCACAGTCATGCCTCGCTGACCAGCTCTCGCTCCGCTCCCCCGGCCTCTATGAGGAAAGTCTCCTACAGCATTGGGACCATGTTTCTAAGAGAAACAAGTTTGTAG